The sequence GTGCAATAGTTGAAGGCCATCGTCCGCGCCTCGCGCCTGTCGAGGACCGAGAGGAGGACGACGTCAGCGTCCTTCTTTTTGGCTATGGAAACCGCATGGAGTGCCCCTTTGTGACTCCACTTCGATCCGTCGATTAATGCCAGAATTTTCATATCATCACCAGAAATACCGCAACCATAGGATTCCAAGGCCGACCGCCACGCTGACGATAAGAACGACCATCCCTACCTTTAGGAACTCGACAAAGCTGATATTTATGCCTTGCCGCTCGGCGATCCCGATGACGACGACGTTCGCCGAGGCACCGATCGCGGTTCCGTTGCCTCCCAGGCATGCGCCGAGAGAGAGGGCCCACCAGAGGGGGTACACGTCCATCGTCTGTCCCATGTCGGTAATCAGGGGGATGAGGGTCGCGGTCAGGGGGATGTTGTCCACGATCGCCGAGGCGAAGGCCGCAAACCAGGCGATGATAAACATCGCCTCTTCCGTCGAGTCGACGTGGCCGACGACGAATGAGGCGAGCTGCGAGATGAGACCGGTCTCCACCAGGGCACCGACCACGATGAAGAGGCCGCCGAAGAAGAAGAGGGCGGGCCACTCGATCTTCTCGAAGATCTCCTCGGGAGGCACGCGACTCCAGAAGAGGATAAACGCAGCGCCGGTCAGCGCGACGATCGCCGGTTCGAGTCCCAGTTTATCGTGGATGAAGAAGAGGAAGACCACGAGCAGGATCGTGACCACAGATTTCATGAAGAGAGACCTGTCCTTGATCGCCGCACGCTCGTCAAGGGCGTCGATGGTCCGGCTGATCCCGACCCTCTCCTCCTCCCCGATCCGCATCGACCTCCCGAAGATCAGGACGAGAAGGAGGAGGATGACGACGAAGTCGACGACCGCGATCGGGCCCATATTGATGAGGAACTCGTTGAAGGTGAGGCCTGCGGCAGACCCGATCATGATATTCGGCGGGTCGCCGATGAGTGTCGCGGTCCCCCCGATATTCGAGGCGAAGATCTCGGAGAGGAGGAAGGGCACAGGGTTCAGTTTCATCAGCGTCGTGATGTAGAGGAGCATCGGCGTGAGGAGGAGGACGGTCGTCACGTTGTCAAGGAACGCCGAGACGACTGCCGTCACCAGGGAGAAGAGGATCAGGACCCTGATGGGGCTTCCTTTCGCAAGTTTCGCGGTCCGTATTGCGATATATTCAAAGAGACCGCTCTTGCGCGTGGTGTTCACGATGATCATCATGCCCATCAGGAGGAAGATCGTCCCGAGATCGAGATACTCCGGGATCTTCTCCCACGGAACAATATGGGCAAAGACGATGACCGCGGCCCCGGCCATCGCCGCAACCGCGCGGTGGATGCGCTCGTCGATGATCAGGGCATAGGTGAAGAGGAAGACGGCGATCGCGATCAGTTCGGCATACATCGCCCTTCACCTCCGGCAGGGGACCGTCGGAGTCCCCTCAGAATGGACGTCATGATTATTTCCAGAATAATATGTCTCCCACTGACCTCTTGAATATGAGG comes from Methanofollis sp. and encodes:
- a CDS encoding ArsB/NhaD family transporter; translated protein: MYAELIAIAVFLFTYALIIDERIHRAVAAMAGAAVIVFAHIVPWEKIPEYLDLGTIFLLMGMMIIVNTTRKSGLFEYIAIRTAKLAKGSPIRVLILFSLVTAVVSAFLDNVTTVLLLTPMLLYITTLMKLNPVPFLLSEIFASNIGGTATLIGDPPNIMIGSAAGLTFNEFLINMGPIAVVDFVVILLLLVLIFGRSMRIGEEERVGISRTIDALDERAAIKDRSLFMKSVVTILLVVFLFFIHDKLGLEPAIVALTGAAFILFWSRVPPEEIFEKIEWPALFFFGGLFIVVGALVETGLISQLASFVVGHVDSTEEAMFIIAWFAAFASAIVDNIPLTATLIPLITDMGQTMDVYPLWWALSLGACLGGNGTAIGASANVVVIGIAERQGINISFVEFLKVGMVVLIVSVAVGLGILWLRYFW